The Castanea sativa cultivar Marrone di Chiusa Pesio chromosome 11, ASM4071231v1 genome contains a region encoding:
- the LOC142616639 gene encoding uncharacterized protein LOC142616639, with translation MVHAQFELRIKAIRTDNGMEFHMPEFFNVDVYLISKLPSPLLNDKTSFELLFHKPPDYGHLKAVLEKFESCVFEACRHKWRLYLYPRGKAKIIGTGHISLYLAIAETEKLPLGWEVNASFKFFLFDQIRDMYLTIQDSFGTIRRFNDLKNEWGFAKVLPVDTFNDPSQGYLVNDCCVFGVEVSVYERSNKRQCISMIREPPNRTMTWKIEKFSTLDESFYCSQEFTVEGLKCFIFIVIKGKAIFYWTYKPLSTTLFTESTKLKVYPKGDTDQIPETISIYITLCDCIQSEHKIYAEYKLRIRNQVQRNHMERLGKQWFSNSAGWGFRQFIFLNDLHDAFKGFLVNDTIIVEAEIIVMSTVK, from the exons ATGGTACATGCTCAATTTGAACTAAGAATCAAAGCTATAAGAACTGATAATGGTATGGAATTTCATATGCCAGAGTTCTTTAATGTTGATG TTTATCTGATCAGCAAACTACCTTCACCCTTGTTGAATGATAAAACCTCTTTTGAACTTCTTTTTCACAAACCTCCAGATTATGGTCATCTCAAG GCTGTACTTGAAAAGTTTGAGTCCTGTGTTTTTGAAGCTTGCCGGCATAAATG GAGGTTGTATCTCTATCCAAGAGGAAAGGCGAAAATCATTGGGACTGGTCACATCTCTCTTTACTTGGCAATTGCTGAGACAGAAAAACTTCCTCTCGGTTGGGAGGTTAATGCTAGCTTcaaatttttcttgtttgatCAGATTCGGGACATGTACTTGACCATTCAAG ACTCTTTTGGGACAATTAGAAGATTCAATGACCTAAAGAATGAATGGGGCTTTGCCAAAGTTCTTCCCGTTGACACTTTCAATGATCCGTCTCAAGGATACCTTGTCAATGATTGTTGTGTATTTGGCGTAGAGGTTTCTGTTTATGAGCGAAGTAACAAACGACAGTGTATTTCCATGATTAGAGAACCCCCAAACCGTACTATGACTTGGAAGATTGAAAAGTTTTCAACACTAGATGAAAGCTTTTACTGTTCTCAAGAATTCACTGTTGAGGGTTTAAAATG tttcatttttattgttataaaagGGAAAGCTATTTTTTACTGGACTTACAAGCCGTTGTCTACAACTCTTTTTACTGAATCCACGAAGTTAAAGGTCTATCCTAAAGGAGATACTGATCAAATACCCGAAACGATATCCATCTACATCACTTTATGCGACTGTATTCAATCTGAGCACAAAATTTATGCAGAATATAAGCTACGAATAAGGAACCAAGTCCAAAGAAATCACATGGAAAGACTAG gTAAACAATGGTTTTCTAACTCAGCGGGCTGGGGGTTTcgacaatttatatttttgaatgaCCTCCATGATGCATTTAAGGGATTCCTAGTAAATGATACTATAATTGTAGAAGCAGAAATTATTGTTATGTCTACTGTTAAGTAG